The Labrus bergylta chromosome 15, fLabBer1.1, whole genome shotgun sequence genome includes a region encoding these proteins:
- the dnajc5ga gene encoding dnaJ (Hsp40) homolog, subfamily C, member 5 gamma a produces the protein MAEPNPSRPQRKMSTAGESVYKVLGLEKGATAEDIKKAYRKLALKYHPDKNPENPEAAEKFKEINNANSILNDETKRKIYDEYGSMGLYVSEQFGEESVKYYFLMSKWWFKGMVLCCTLFTCCCCCCCCCFCCGKCKPPDDDENYQYVDPEDLEAQIKAEQDGGFTVIIGQPTSNPDPESPKGQSQPIPLPMPMPPPEPQSPTSANAAGEENPGETLPESK, from the exons ATGGCTGAACCGAACCCCTCCCGTCCCCAGAGGAAGATGTCCACAGCTGGGGAGAGTGTGTACAAGGTGCTAGGGCtggagaaaggagccacagctgAGGACATCAAGAAAGCGTACCG GAAACTAGCATTGAAGTATCACCCAGATAAGAACCCCGAAAACCCCGAGGCAGCGGAGAAGTTCAAGGAGATCAACAACGCCAACTCCATTCTGAACGATGAGACCAAGAGGAAGATCTACGACGAGTATGGCTCCATGGGCCTCTACGTGTCCGAGCAGTTCGGAGAGGAGAGCGTCAAATACTACTTCCTCATGTCCAAATGGTGGTTCAAG GGCATGGTTCTGTGCTGCACgctgttcacctgctgctgctgttgctgctgctgttgtttttgctgtGGGAAATGTAAACCACCAGACGATGATGAAAACTACCAGTATGTGGACCCTGAAGACCTGGAGGCCCAAATCAAAGCAGAGCAGGACGGAG GTTTCACAGTAATCATAGGCCAGCCTACGTCTAATCCAGATCCAGAAAGCCCAAAGGGACAGAGTCAGCCCATCCCCCTGCCCATGCCTATGCCTCCACCTGAGCCTCAGTCGCCGACCTCAGCCAATGCAGCGGGGGAAGAGAACCCCGGGGAGACTTTACCGGAGTCGAAATGA